A window of Corallococcus macrosporus DSM 14697 contains these coding sequences:
- a CDS encoding LysR family transcriptional regulator: protein MLLFTEVVAAGGITAAAERLGLRKSTVSRRLAALEERLGVRLVERNTRGLRLTEVGRDYHAHCARLVAEAREVNRALGETRVTPQGTLRIATLSLLGELLTPLLAELLLRHPLLRVEVSLAEAHVDLISEEYDLALRTGPLADSAMVARRLGRLRTGYYASPAYLARQGTPRTASELRGHACVLLAAPGTDEVWFFGEGRGAKSVPVTGRLRVPSVRAGQAAARAGLGVVRLPASLVADDVRGGLLIPVLEAETPPGIPIFAVYPSRRQLPPKVRAFLSLLGERGAALPWDGAPEPAPGRSR, encoded by the coding sequence ATGCTGCTCTTCACGGAGGTGGTGGCGGCCGGCGGCATCACCGCCGCGGCGGAGCGGCTGGGCCTGCGCAAATCCACGGTGAGCCGCCGCCTCGCCGCGCTGGAGGAGCGGCTCGGCGTCCGGCTCGTCGAGCGCAACACGCGCGGACTCCGGCTCACGGAGGTGGGCCGCGACTACCACGCCCACTGCGCGCGGCTGGTCGCGGAGGCCCGCGAGGTGAACCGCGCGCTCGGCGAGACACGCGTCACGCCGCAGGGCACGCTGCGCATCGCCACCCTCTCCCTGCTGGGCGAGCTGCTCACGCCGCTCCTGGCCGAGCTGCTCCTGCGCCATCCGCTGCTCCGCGTGGAGGTCTCGCTGGCGGAGGCGCACGTGGACCTCATCTCCGAGGAGTACGACCTGGCGCTGCGCACGGGCCCGCTGGCGGACTCCGCCATGGTGGCCCGCCGGCTCGGCCGCCTCCGCACCGGCTACTACGCCAGCCCCGCCTACCTCGCGCGGCAGGGGACGCCCCGGACCGCGTCGGAGCTGCGAGGCCATGCCTGCGTCCTGCTCGCCGCGCCCGGCACCGACGAGGTCTGGTTCTTCGGCGAGGGGCGCGGCGCGAAGAGCGTCCCGGTGACGGGCCGGCTGCGCGTCCCCAGCGTGCGGGCGGGACAGGCCGCGGCGCGCGCGGGCCTGGGCGTGGTGCGGCTGCCCGCCTCGCTCGTCGCCGACGACGTGCGCGGCGGACTGCTCATTCCGGTGCTGGAGGCGGAGACGCCACCGGGCATCCCCATCTTCGCCGTCTATCCCAGCCGGCGGCAGCTCCCGCCCAAGGTGCGTGCCTTCCTGTCGCTGCTCGGCGAGCGCGGCGCCGCCCTCCCCTGGGACGGCGCCCCCGAGCCCGCGCCCGGCCGGAGCCGTTAG
- the trxA gene encoding thioredoxin, translated as MTTDVIPLDDARFQREVLESPAPVLVDFTATWCPPCRALAPVLDAIAADYRGRLKVASLDVDANPESAMRYGIRSVPALLLFKQGQVVQQLLGARPRARLEQELRPHLG; from the coding sequence ATGACGACAGACGTCATCCCGCTCGACGACGCGCGCTTTCAACGGGAGGTGCTGGAGTCCCCAGCGCCCGTGCTGGTGGACTTCACGGCCACCTGGTGCCCGCCGTGCCGTGCCCTCGCGCCCGTGCTCGACGCCATCGCCGCCGACTACCGGGGCCGGCTGAAGGTGGCCAGCCTGGACGTGGACGCCAACCCGGAGTCCGCCATGCGCTACGGCATCCGCTCCGTCCCGGCGCTGCTCCTCTTCAAGCAGGGCCAGGTCGTCCAGCAGCTCCTGGGCGCCCGGCCCCGGGCGAGGCTGGAGCAGGAGCTGCGGCCCCACCTCGGGTGA
- a CDS encoding translocation/assembly module TamB has translation MTEPTPSAAPPPPRRPARWGRRVLWGLLGLLGLVVLLVAGALVFATTSRGEAWLVQKALPLANEQLSGRLALGRLDLSLGGVILEDVKLYDPEGELVAEIARVDVRARLAGLVRQHVDLPSARIEQPRLYLAQDERGLNLLRALEPRTPSPEEPSTGRGSLKLDLHQLVLEDGYVDFRQALPEGGDRRVRLEDLDARGSARYAAATQGVGASLEATASLARPVPGPVRLALKASGEEGAFEGDVDLEAAGLVLDASGRAQLPPQTPPGMPEGQLQAGLTLRRLSAPPELLRAFVPTWPLLVPVSAEGTAGLDGDAARVDVTARAASASLAVKGGLDLERLRTDGLSVKARDVDLSELMAQGPRTRIAADLDAKGGGTSLETLEGEVKLTVSPSEYLGQPLGPVELEASAKEGRYSLMRLRMLAPGVALQARGDGTAESVSLEGGLTAGNLALLSQMLSKLMPGVVAPMAGNGTLDFSVKGPLRTPAVKVDGGFAALRYGDVAAQDVSLKLEMPDVSRPLTSNATLVVSRLRAAERNLRDVAVTLATRERALDASVRVAGDVELGLTLNGLVDADNQGLAIQQMALFWPEATWTLQAPTHLGFGGGTVEVAPPLRLASEGQTLSLQGAMRGQRVTARVELGAFDLSRLPRSFVPESLGLGGRLTGHAAVSGRMARPDAEADLRLADGQARGYEGLQAELKARYVKDRATGTLAARLPVARLAAEFDVPVQGVLKRRRDAMSVHVKLEDLDVAGAMKLAGQPESASGRLSGTLKVEGPAREPLLDFTLRGQDVRYQTPPPGFSLPRPLAFQLRAASDREDRTLDARLDVEGLGPETYVAVRTPFTVGGLMAKPPTPDALFAATLGVEARVTRLPLDLLKGLSGVQQPEGTVTAQLDFEGSVLVPRATLRVQANAATLNGLPPMNGQLDVVGGDQDVKLTLNAQRQSGPLAQLALRLAAPLGALQDREVYGHIPFDLTGRVGPVPLQELPGLAPAASPVAQGAPPPQGGRPTGIQGVLAMELGARGTLDTPQLELTAGVQDLGVGNTGLGQVRLNYTYKDTRSRFDLLLTEPGGGTMLVDGGLGLDVSLPAINQGLKTDNAPVEVALKARNFNPSFLSGTVEMLRSIGGVLQADASVTGTLGAPGFNGSLEWKDGKLGLMGLGEYRDIQLALKASRESVAITTLAAKAGNGSMNLNSPLTAVRNARGEYELSSPGTSDPPLVMRDFPIIVDDQLMALVSLRAKVEGTLSQRLVNLRNVAIPEATIELPEAKRKDLQALERPGDVVLVRDGEPLDPKKRKEEAQARAAETPGGAPAEGASPAEDAGRVGEDEAASPPMVFWVNVNAPRNLWVKGSDINAELGLSEDFRVEYTDVARLFGEVRVLRGRVDVLGRRFDIQRDSQVRFTGPAVTPYINVTAEHRNESAKVTVFVTIRGQGREITLKPTSDPPLPESEIYTLLATGRRTLERSSGASMNASAQAASVVGSLVANEARKALAAKLPLDVVSIEAGDSGIAGTKLEVGTYVTDKIYVGYTGRVGANLQQGENANAVRFEYQLGTRWSLEGQYGDARSGGLDLIWTNQY, from the coding sequence TTGACGGAACCCACCCCGAGCGCCGCGCCTCCCCCACCCCGCCGGCCAGCGCGCTGGGGCCGCCGTGTCCTGTGGGGGCTGCTGGGCCTGCTGGGCCTCGTCGTGCTGCTCGTGGCGGGCGCGCTCGTGTTCGCCACCACGTCGCGCGGAGAGGCGTGGCTCGTCCAGAAGGCGCTCCCCCTGGCCAACGAGCAGCTCTCCGGCCGGCTGGCGCTGGGGCGCCTGGACCTGTCCCTGGGCGGCGTCATCCTCGAGGACGTGAAGCTGTATGACCCCGAGGGCGAGCTGGTGGCGGAGATTGCCCGGGTGGACGTGCGCGCGCGGCTGGCGGGGCTGGTGCGCCAGCACGTGGACCTCCCGTCCGCGCGCATCGAGCAGCCGCGCCTGTACCTGGCCCAGGACGAGCGCGGGCTGAACCTGCTGCGCGCGCTGGAGCCCCGCACGCCCAGCCCCGAGGAGCCCTCCACGGGCCGTGGCTCGCTGAAGCTGGACTTGCATCAGCTCGTGCTCGAGGACGGCTACGTCGACTTCCGCCAGGCGCTGCCCGAGGGCGGCGATCGGCGGGTGCGGTTGGAGGACCTGGATGCGCGGGGCTCGGCCCGCTACGCCGCCGCGACGCAGGGCGTGGGGGCGAGCCTGGAGGCCACCGCGAGCCTCGCCCGGCCCGTGCCAGGGCCCGTGCGGCTGGCGCTGAAGGCCAGCGGCGAGGAAGGCGCCTTCGAGGGCGACGTGGACCTGGAGGCCGCGGGGCTGGTGCTGGACGCCAGCGGCCGCGCGCAGCTCCCGCCCCAGACGCCGCCGGGCATGCCAGAGGGCCAGCTCCAGGCGGGGTTGACGCTGCGGCGCCTGTCCGCGCCGCCCGAGCTGCTGCGGGCCTTCGTGCCCACCTGGCCCCTGTTGGTACCGGTGTCCGCGGAGGGCACGGCCGGGCTGGACGGCGACGCGGCGCGGGTGGACGTCACCGCGAGGGCCGCCAGCGCCTCGCTCGCGGTCAAGGGCGGCCTGGACCTGGAGCGGCTGCGCACGGACGGCCTGTCCGTGAAGGCGCGCGACGTGGACCTGTCGGAGCTGATGGCGCAGGGCCCCAGGACGCGCATCGCCGCGGACCTGGACGCGAAGGGCGGCGGCACGAGCCTGGAGACGCTGGAGGGCGAGGTGAAGCTCACCGTCTCCCCGTCCGAGTACCTGGGCCAGCCGCTGGGCCCGGTGGAGCTGGAGGCCAGCGCGAAGGAGGGGCGGTACTCGCTGATGCGGCTGCGGATGCTCGCGCCGGGCGTGGCCCTGCAGGCCCGGGGCGACGGCACGGCCGAGTCGGTGAGCCTGGAGGGCGGCCTCACCGCCGGCAACCTCGCGCTGCTGTCGCAGATGCTCTCCAAGCTGATGCCGGGCGTGGTGGCGCCCATGGCGGGCAACGGCACGCTGGACTTCTCCGTGAAGGGCCCGCTGCGCACGCCCGCGGTGAAGGTGGACGGCGGCTTCGCGGCGCTGCGGTACGGCGACGTGGCGGCGCAGGACGTGTCCCTGAAGCTGGAGATGCCGGACGTCAGCCGGCCCCTCACGTCGAACGCCACGCTGGTGGTGTCCCGGCTGAGGGCGGCCGAGCGGAACCTGCGCGACGTCGCCGTCACGCTGGCCACGCGGGAGCGGGCGCTGGACGCCAGCGTGCGCGTCGCCGGAGACGTGGAGCTGGGGCTCACGCTCAACGGCCTGGTGGACGCGGACAACCAGGGCCTGGCCATCCAACAGATGGCGCTGTTCTGGCCGGAGGCCACCTGGACGCTCCAGGCGCCCACGCACCTGGGCTTCGGCGGAGGCACCGTCGAGGTGGCGCCCCCGCTGCGGCTCGCGTCGGAGGGGCAGACGCTGTCCCTCCAGGGCGCGATGCGCGGCCAGCGCGTCACCGCGCGCGTGGAGCTGGGCGCGTTCGACCTGTCGCGGCTGCCCAGGTCCTTCGTCCCGGAGTCCCTGGGCCTGGGCGGCCGGTTGACGGGCCACGCCGCCGTCAGCGGGAGGATGGCGCGGCCCGACGCGGAGGCCGACCTCCGGCTGGCGGACGGTCAGGCGCGCGGCTACGAGGGGCTCCAGGCGGAGCTGAAGGCGCGCTACGTGAAGGACCGCGCCACCGGGACGCTGGCGGCCCGCCTGCCCGTGGCGCGGCTCGCCGCCGAGTTCGACGTCCCGGTGCAGGGCGTGCTCAAGCGCCGGCGCGACGCGATGTCCGTGCACGTGAAGCTGGAGGACCTGGACGTCGCCGGCGCCATGAAGCTCGCGGGCCAGCCGGAGAGCGCCAGCGGCCGGCTGTCCGGAACCCTGAAGGTGGAGGGCCCCGCGCGAGAGCCCCTGCTGGACTTCACCCTGCGCGGGCAGGACGTGCGCTACCAGACGCCGCCGCCGGGCTTCTCCCTGCCCCGGCCGCTGGCCTTCCAGCTCCGCGCCGCCTCGGACCGCGAGGACCGGACGCTGGACGCGCGCCTGGACGTGGAGGGCCTGGGCCCCGAGACGTACGTGGCCGTGCGGACCCCCTTCACGGTGGGCGGGCTGATGGCGAAGCCGCCCACGCCCGACGCGCTCTTCGCCGCGACGCTGGGCGTGGAGGCCCGCGTGACGCGGCTCCCCCTGGATTTGCTGAAGGGCCTGAGCGGCGTGCAGCAGCCGGAGGGCACGGTGACGGCGCAGCTCGACTTCGAGGGCTCGGTGCTGGTGCCGCGGGCGACGCTGCGCGTGCAGGCCAACGCGGCGACGCTGAACGGGCTGCCGCCCATGAACGGACAGCTCGACGTCGTGGGCGGCGACCAGGACGTGAAGCTGACGCTGAACGCGCAGCGCCAGTCCGGCCCGTTGGCGCAGCTCGCCCTCAGGCTGGCCGCGCCGCTGGGCGCGCTCCAGGACCGCGAGGTGTACGGCCACATCCCCTTCGACCTCACCGGCCGCGTGGGCCCGGTGCCGCTGCAGGAGCTGCCCGGCCTGGCCCCCGCGGCGTCGCCGGTGGCGCAGGGCGCGCCGCCGCCGCAGGGCGGCCGGCCCACGGGCATCCAGGGCGTGCTGGCGATGGAGCTGGGCGCCCGGGGCACGCTGGACACGCCGCAACTGGAGCTCACCGCGGGCGTGCAGGACCTGGGCGTGGGCAACACGGGCCTGGGCCAGGTGCGGCTGAACTACACGTACAAGGACACCCGCTCCCGGTTCGACCTGCTGCTCACCGAGCCGGGGGGCGGCACCATGCTGGTGGACGGAGGCCTGGGCCTGGACGTGTCGCTGCCCGCCATCAACCAGGGCCTCAAGACGGACAACGCGCCGGTGGAGGTCGCCCTCAAGGCGCGCAACTTCAACCCGTCCTTCCTGTCGGGCACCGTGGAGATGCTGCGCAGCATCGGCGGCGTGCTCCAGGCGGACGCGAGCGTCACCGGCACCCTGGGCGCGCCTGGCTTCAACGGCAGCCTGGAGTGGAAGGACGGCAAGCTGGGGCTGATGGGCCTGGGCGAGTACCGCGACATCCAGCTCGCCCTGAAGGCCAGCCGGGAGTCCGTCGCCATCACCACGCTGGCGGCCAAGGCGGGCAATGGCTCGATGAACCTCAACTCGCCGCTGACGGCGGTGCGCAACGCCCGGGGCGAGTACGAGCTGTCCAGCCCGGGGACGTCCGACCCGCCGCTGGTGATGCGCGACTTCCCCATCATCGTCGACGACCAGCTCATGGCGCTGGTGAGCCTGCGCGCGAAGGTGGAGGGCACGCTGTCCCAGCGCCTGGTCAACCTGCGCAACGTGGCCATCCCCGAGGCCACCATCGAGCTGCCGGAGGCCAAGCGCAAGGACCTCCAGGCGCTGGAGCGCCCCGGCGACGTGGTGCTGGTGCGCGACGGCGAGCCGCTGGACCCGAAGAAGCGCAAGGAGGAAGCCCAGGCGCGGGCCGCGGAGACTCCCGGCGGGGCCCCCGCGGAGGGCGCGTCCCCAGCGGAGGACGCGGGGAGGGTGGGCGAGGACGAAGCGGCCTCGCCCCCCATGGTGTTCTGGGTGAACGTCAACGCGCCCCGCAACCTCTGGGTGAAGGGCTCCGACATCAACGCGGAGCTGGGGCTGTCGGAGGACTTCCGCGTCGAGTACACGGACGTGGCGCGCCTGTTCGGCGAGGTGCGCGTGCTGCGCGGACGCGTGGACGTGCTGGGCCGCCGCTTCGACATCCAGCGCGACAGCCAGGTGCGCTTCACCGGCCCGGCCGTGACGCCGTACATCAACGTCACCGCCGAGCACCGCAACGAGAGCGCCAAAGTCACCGTGTTCGTCACCATCCGGGGCCAGGGGCGCGAAATCACGCTCAAGCCCACCAGCGACCCGCCGCTGCCGGAGTCTGAAATCTACACGCTGCTGGCCACGGGCCGGCGCACGCTGGAGCGCAGCTCGGGGGCGTCCATGAACGCCAGCGCGCAGGCCGCGTCCGTGGTGGGCTCGCTGGTGGCCAACGAGGCGCGCAAGGCGCTGGCGGCGAAGCTGCCCCTGGACGTGGTGTCCATCGAGGCCGGCGACTCCGGCATCGCGGGCACCAAGCTGGAGGTCGGCACCTACGTGACGGACAAAATCTACGTCGGCTACACCGGCCGGGTGGGCGCCAACCTCCAGCAGGGAGAGAACGCCAACGCGGTGCGCTTCGAGTACCAGTTGGGCACGCGCTGGAGCCTGGAGGGCCAGTACGGCGACGCGCGCTCGGGCGGCCTGGACCTCATCTGGACCAACCAGTACTGA
- a CDS encoding VWA domain-containing protein has translation MSFSLPQAWVLLLPLGLFLWRYGQRPGPPMWLRAALLVLVVGALSGPELRLADAGSDVVVVVDRSASMPRDVDRTAQELITLLESQRRPGDRVGVVTFGREPRVEQPLSSRGGFGGFTRAVDEEASDLSAALDAAGALIPDERTGRVLVLSDGRATGVDARGAARRLAARGLAVDWRHLARPEPPLDVAVVSVDVPAAVSEREPFQFSAVVHASAAVTGTVRLERNGRVLLQGPYDFQPGPNVLPLRDLIEAPGLVRYQLFVAAPGDGVVENDRGVAVLRVEGPPRVLLLTNQSGGTLAQSLAASGLQLDVRAPFRLTLDDLDGVGAVVLENVDASALGEPGLNALAAYVEEAGGGLVMTGGRSSFGEGGFRRSPVEPLLPVSLEMREEQRRASLALSVLMDASCSMGVTVPDGRTKMELAAEGVVAALTLLNPKDEVSVHMVDTASHEIFPLSPVEEGLPLGDVARGFSGGGGIYVGEALRTGRAEILRSEKPTRHVLLFSDASDSEAPDDYQRTLATLREQDVTVSVIGLGLPSDPDADLLREVASRGGGRVYFAEDAMSLPRIFSQETLTVARATFVDEPASLEGAPDLPLLGPLSAQGLPQVGGYNLTYLKPRANVALRTLDTHGAPILAMWPRGAGRTVAFTAEVDGPYTGELRTWASLRATLEGMVRWTLAGAAPVADAVVRTERRGHLLRVTLDLPPGEPLPGAAPTMVLLPGDGRASPVERPMRWEDEDRLVAEYPLEGSGTWHPVVRLGAKVLRAPPVTLPYAPEFEPGSAKAGLELLRALAAVGGGVERLSMTGLFLEAPESLGRVALSPWLVALALAVLLAEVAARRFLSAPRLRSPRAPATSVASAASPAAPPVQAPRTTAERPAPESDTAAPPAKPAEGGVDSALDAARARARRRLDR, from the coding sequence ATGAGCTTCTCCCTCCCCCAGGCGTGGGTGCTGTTGCTGCCGCTGGGCCTCTTCCTCTGGAGGTATGGCCAGCGCCCGGGCCCGCCCATGTGGCTGCGCGCCGCGCTGCTGGTGCTCGTCGTCGGCGCGCTCTCCGGCCCCGAGCTGCGGTTGGCCGATGCGGGCAGCGACGTCGTCGTGGTGGTGGACCGCTCCGCGTCCATGCCTCGCGACGTGGACCGCACGGCGCAGGAGCTCATCACCCTGTTGGAGTCGCAGCGCCGTCCCGGAGACCGCGTGGGCGTCGTCACCTTCGGCCGGGAGCCGCGCGTCGAGCAGCCCCTGTCCAGCCGCGGCGGCTTCGGCGGCTTCACGCGCGCCGTGGACGAGGAGGCGTCCGACCTGTCCGCCGCGCTGGACGCCGCGGGCGCCCTCATCCCCGACGAGCGCACCGGCCGCGTCCTGGTGCTGTCCGATGGCCGGGCCACCGGTGTGGATGCCCGGGGGGCCGCGCGGAGGCTCGCGGCGCGCGGCCTGGCCGTGGACTGGCGTCACCTCGCCCGCCCCGAGCCGCCGCTCGACGTGGCCGTCGTCTCGGTGGACGTCCCCGCCGCCGTCTCCGAACGCGAGCCCTTCCAGTTCTCCGCCGTGGTGCACGCCTCCGCCGCCGTCACCGGCACCGTCCGCCTGGAGCGCAACGGCCGCGTGCTGCTCCAGGGGCCCTACGACTTCCAGCCCGGCCCCAACGTGCTCCCCCTGCGCGACCTGATTGAGGCGCCCGGCCTGGTCCGCTACCAGCTCTTCGTAGCCGCCCCTGGTGACGGCGTGGTGGAGAACGACCGGGGCGTCGCCGTGCTGCGCGTGGAGGGCCCGCCGCGGGTGCTGCTGCTCACGAACCAGTCCGGGGGCACGCTCGCGCAGTCACTCGCGGCGTCCGGGCTGCAACTCGACGTGCGCGCGCCGTTCCGCCTCACGCTGGATGACCTGGACGGCGTGGGCGCCGTGGTGCTGGAGAACGTGGACGCCAGCGCGCTCGGCGAGCCGGGGCTCAACGCGCTGGCGGCCTATGTCGAGGAGGCCGGCGGCGGGCTGGTGATGACGGGCGGACGCAGCAGCTTCGGCGAGGGCGGCTTCCGCCGCTCCCCGGTGGAGCCGCTGTTGCCCGTGTCCCTGGAGATGCGCGAGGAGCAGCGCCGCGCCTCCCTGGCCCTGAGCGTGCTGATGGATGCCTCCTGCTCCATGGGCGTCACCGTCCCGGATGGGCGCACGAAGATGGAGCTGGCCGCCGAGGGCGTGGTGGCCGCGCTGACGCTGCTCAACCCCAAGGACGAGGTCTCCGTGCACATGGTGGACACGGCGTCCCATGAAATCTTCCCGCTCAGCCCGGTGGAGGAGGGGCTGCCCCTGGGCGACGTCGCGCGCGGCTTCAGCGGCGGCGGGGGCATCTACGTGGGCGAGGCGCTGCGCACCGGGCGCGCGGAGATTCTCCGCAGCGAGAAGCCCACGCGGCACGTCCTGTTGTTCTCCGACGCCTCGGACTCCGAGGCGCCCGATGACTACCAGCGCACGCTGGCCACCCTGCGCGAGCAGGACGTGACGGTGTCCGTCATCGGGCTCGGCCTGCCCTCGGACCCGGACGCGGACCTGCTCCGCGAGGTCGCGAGCCGGGGCGGCGGGCGCGTCTACTTCGCCGAGGACGCGATGAGCCTGCCGCGCATCTTCAGCCAGGAGACGCTCACCGTGGCGCGCGCCACCTTCGTGGACGAGCCCGCCTCGCTGGAGGGCGCGCCGGACCTGCCGTTGCTCGGCCCGCTGTCCGCGCAGGGGCTCCCCCAGGTGGGCGGCTACAACCTCACCTACCTCAAGCCCCGCGCCAACGTGGCGCTGCGCACCCTGGACACCCACGGGGCGCCCATCCTGGCGATGTGGCCGCGGGGCGCGGGCCGCACGGTGGCCTTCACCGCGGAGGTGGACGGGCCCTACACCGGCGAGCTGCGGACGTGGGCGTCCCTGCGCGCGACGCTGGAGGGGATGGTGCGCTGGACGCTGGCCGGCGCGGCCCCCGTCGCGGACGCGGTGGTGCGCACCGAGCGGCGGGGACACCTGCTCCGCGTGACGCTGGACCTGCCTCCGGGCGAGCCGCTCCCCGGCGCCGCGCCGACGATGGTGCTCCTGCCCGGCGACGGCCGCGCCTCGCCCGTGGAGCGCCCGATGCGGTGGGAGGACGAGGACCGGCTCGTCGCCGAGTATCCGCTGGAGGGCAGCGGCACCTGGCACCCGGTGGTGCGGCTGGGGGCGAAGGTGCTGCGCGCGCCGCCCGTCACGCTGCCCTACGCGCCGGAGTTCGAGCCCGGCTCGGCGAAGGCGGGACTGGAGCTGCTGCGCGCCCTCGCGGCCGTGGGCGGCGGCGTGGAGCGCCTGTCCATGACGGGCCTCTTCCTGGAGGCCCCAGAGTCCCTGGGCCGCGTGGCCCTGTCACCGTGGCTGGTGGCCCTGGCGCTGGCCGTGCTGCTGGCGGAGGTGGCCGCGAGGCGCTTCCTCTCCGCGCCTCGGCTGCGTTCGCCGCGAGCCCCGGCGACGTCCGTGGCCTCGGCCGCGTCCCCGGCGGCGCCCCCCGTCCAGGCACCTCGGACGACGGCCGAGCGTCCCGCGCCCGAAAGCGACACGGCGGCACCCCCAGCGAAGCCGGCCGAGGGCGGCGTGGACTCCGCGCTGGACGCCGCGCGCGCCCGGGCCCGGCGCCGACTGGACCGTTGA
- a CDS encoding PQQ-dependent sugar dehydrogenase — translation MNVLSRVSFGAVAMVFLVDCAHRAPSAAPEPEVPSPALPPPDPGFDVKRYSHVIGWPEGARPVAPEGFEVTRYADGFDNPRWTYVLPNGDVLVAEAASLFKDEEDRAEAIETGKVRSQNIGTSANRITLLRDADQDGRPEVREVFLEGLNQPLGMALLGDQLYVANTDGVWRFPYEAGATTLRAPGQKVLDLPAGGYNNHWTRNLLANADGSKLYVSVGSASNNAEYGLKEEERRANILEINPDGGGERIFASGLRNPVGMAWAPGTRTLWTVVNERDNLGEDLVPDYLTHVEEGAFYGWPYAYFGAHEDPRMAGQRPDLVKRTRVPDVALGSHTSSLGLAFYEGQAFPSRYHGGAFIGQHGSWNRRELSGYKVVFVPFRDGRPSGPPEDFLTGFIADEASARVHGRPVGVTVLPEGALLVADDASNTLWRVAAKR, via the coding sequence ATGAACGTGCTCTCCCGAGTCTCCTTCGGCGCGGTGGCGATGGTGTTCCTGGTGGACTGCGCGCACCGTGCGCCCTCGGCCGCTCCCGAGCCCGAGGTCCCTTCCCCGGCGCTGCCCCCTCCGGACCCGGGCTTCGACGTGAAGCGCTACAGCCACGTCATCGGCTGGCCGGAGGGCGCGCGTCCCGTGGCCCCCGAGGGCTTCGAGGTGACGCGGTACGCGGATGGCTTCGACAACCCCCGGTGGACCTACGTGCTGCCCAACGGCGACGTGCTGGTGGCCGAGGCCGCCTCCCTGTTCAAGGACGAGGAGGACCGCGCGGAGGCCATCGAGACGGGCAAGGTCCGCTCGCAGAACATCGGCACCAGCGCCAACCGCATCACCCTGCTGCGCGACGCGGACCAGGACGGCCGCCCGGAGGTGCGCGAAGTCTTCCTGGAGGGGCTGAATCAGCCGCTGGGCATGGCGCTGCTGGGCGACCAGCTCTACGTGGCGAACACCGACGGCGTCTGGCGCTTCCCCTACGAGGCGGGGGCGACGACGCTGCGCGCGCCGGGGCAGAAGGTGCTGGACCTGCCCGCGGGCGGCTACAACAACCACTGGACGCGCAACCTGCTGGCCAACGCGGACGGCTCGAAGCTCTACGTGTCGGTGGGCTCGGCGAGCAACAACGCCGAATACGGCCTGAAGGAAGAGGAGCGCCGCGCCAACATCCTCGAAATCAACCCGGACGGCGGCGGCGAGCGCATCTTCGCCAGCGGCCTGCGCAACCCCGTGGGCATGGCCTGGGCGCCGGGGACGCGCACGCTGTGGACGGTGGTCAACGAGCGCGACAACCTGGGCGAGGACCTGGTGCCGGACTACCTCACGCACGTGGAGGAGGGGGCCTTCTACGGCTGGCCCTACGCGTACTTCGGCGCGCACGAGGACCCGCGCATGGCGGGTCAGCGCCCGGACCTGGTGAAGCGGACGCGCGTGCCGGACGTGGCCCTGGGCTCGCACACGTCCTCCCTGGGACTGGCCTTCTACGAGGGCCAGGCCTTCCCCAGCCGGTACCACGGCGGGGCCTTCATCGGGCAGCACGGCTCCTGGAACCGGCGGGAGCTGTCCGGCTACAAGGTCGTCTTCGTGCCCTTCCGGGACGGTCGGCCCAGCGGCCCGCCGGAGGACTTCCTCACCGGCTTCATCGCCGATGAGGCCTCGGCCCGCGTCCATGGCCGGCCGGTGGGCGTCACCGTGCTGCCGGAGGGCGCGCTGCTCGTCGCGGACGACGCCAGCAACACCCTGTGGCGCGTCGCCGCGAAGCGCTGA